From a single Rosa rugosa chromosome 7, drRosRugo1.1, whole genome shotgun sequence genomic region:
- the LOC133720770 gene encoding uncharacterized protein LOC133720770, protein MGKDSDTFASYTSPKIQKQMLQAFSVRVKKAIREEINDSKFCIIVEEALDESKKEQMAIVLRFVDKDGFIRERFFGLCNDEFQNAQAEEIAYLTSIDELETGRGLNQIGTLQRAGDIHWSSHFRSISSLRQRFSPTCQVLMNIIDEGKSPEAGDADSAYESMTSYQFVFILHLMEEIMENTNELCLALQSQSQDILNAMSLVSSTKAFIQKLRDDGWDTLFAKVNSFCEARNIDIPDMNARYVGRGGRARHQQDDWTVQHYYQVDIFYATIDSQLQELNNRFNEHAVELLILSSALDLSEISKCFKIDAICQLVEKFSPHDFADHEKLQLKKQLEFF, encoded by the exons ATGGGTAAAGATTCTGACACTTTTGCTTCTTACACATCGCCAAAGATTCAAAAACAAATGTTACAGGCATTTTCAGTAAGAGTAAAGAAGGCCATTCGGGAAGAAATTAATGATTCAAAATTTTGCATAATTGTTGAAGAAGCTCTTGATGAGTCAAAGAAAGAGCAAATGGCTATAGTATTGAGATTTGTTGACAAAGATGGTTTTATTCGGGAGCGTTTTTTTGGACTT TGTAATGATGAATTTCAAAATGCTCAAGCAGAAGAGATTGCATATTTGACTTCAATTGATGAACTCGAGACCGGAAGAGGACTTAACCAAATTGGGACCTTGCAGCGTGCTGGAGATATTCATTGGAGTTCACACTTCAGATCTATTTCTAGTTTGAGACAAAGATTTAGCCCAACTTGTCAGGTTCTTATGAACATAATTGATGAAGGGAAGAGTCCTGAAGCAGGAGATGCAGATTCAGCTTATGAGTCAATGACATCCTATCAATTTGTCTTCATCTTACATCTCATGGAAGAAATTATGGAGAATACTAATGAACTTTGTCTAGCTCTGCAAAGTCAATCTCAAGACATTTTGAATGCCATGAGTCTTGTTTCCTCTACTAAAGCATTCATTCAAAAGTTGAGAGATGATGGATGGGATACTTTATTTGCCAAGGTAAATTCTTTTTGTGAGGCACGTAACATAGATATCCCAGATATGAATGCTCGTTATGTTGGAAGAGGAGGTCGAGCTCGTCACCAACAAGATGACTGGACAGTTCAGCATTATTACCAGGTAGATATATTTTATGCTACCATAGATTCTCAATTGCAAGAATTAAATAACCGGTTTAATGAGCATGCTGTAGAGCTACTTATTCTTAGTTCAGCTTTGGATCTTAGTGAAATAAGCAAGTGTTTCAAGATTGATGCCATATGTCAGTTGgtagaaaaattctctccacaTGACTTTGCAGATCATGAGAAGCTGCAACTCAAGAAACAACTTGAATTTTTTTGA
- the LOC133720771 gene encoding uncharacterized protein LOC133720771, which yields MAEEDDDDDDEYGPYRGNGGGSSTNIQMNKEVAIKLNVLKIWENMVYEFMVCLENVKTKHSQLLYESKLYRILQGGTGIPNVRWFGVAGDYNVLVIDLLGPSLEDLFNCYSRKLSLETVMLADQMINRVDFVHSKSFLHRDIKPDNFLMGLGRHANQVYMIDFGLAKKYRASTTRQHIPYRENKNLIGTPRYASMNTHLGIEQSRRDDLESLGYVLMYFLREGAGHVCYGELLDGNSGSLLT from the exons ATGGCCGAAgaggacgacgacgacgacgatgaaTATGGCCCCTATCGTGGCAACGGCGGCGGGAGTA GTACCAATATTCAGATGAACAAAGAGGTTGCGATTAAGCTG AACGTTCTGAAAATTTGGGAGAATATGGTTTATGAGTTTATGGTGTGCTTG GAAAATGTGAAGACAAAACATTCTCAGTTGTTGTATGAATCCAAGTTGTATAGGATTCTACAAGGAGGAA CTGGGATACCAAATGTGCGGTGGTTTGGAGTTGCAGGAGATTATAACGTTTTGGTAATAGATTTGCTGGGTCCTAGTCTTGAAGACTTATTTAATTGCTACAGTAGGAAACTTTCTTTGGAGACAGTTATGCTGGCAGATCAAATG ATCAATCGTGTTGACTTTGTTCATTCCAAATCCTTTCTACATCGTGATATCAAGCCAGACAATTTTCTCATGGGATTAGGAAGGCATGCAAATCAG GTATACATGATTGATTTTGGTCTGGCTAAGAAATATCGGGCTAGTACAACCCGTCAACATATTCCTTA CAGAGAAAACAAGAATTTGATTGGAACACCAAGATATGCAAGCATGAACACCCACCTTGGGATTG AGCAAAGCCGGAGGGATGATTTGGAATCTCTTGGTTACGTCCTGATGTACTTCCTAAGGGAAG GGGCGGGACATGTATGTTATGGTGAGCTACTTGATGGGAATTCTGGAAGTTTACTTACTTAA